DNA from Microvirga ossetica:
GAGGGTGGCGCGAAGGGCGGCCCGGCTCGATGATGCATGGTGTGAAATGGAAGAGCCGGGAGGCCGCTTCGCGCACGGCTTTTTTAGGCGGACAGGCGGTGCCGGTTCGGCGACTGCGCCAGGCGGGAACCGCAAGGTCAGCGGGGGCCTGGGACCAATCCCTATTCAGCGGCACGCAGCCTGGGCCTCCCGTCGACAGGTTTGCGAGACCTGTCACGGGACCGTGCCTGCTCCCACACTGCGACGCCTCGCGAGCGCGCCCCTCGTCAGGAGCAGATCTTGCGCAAGGGTATAGCTAAGATTGGTAATGATGTCAAGAACAAAGTGAGAACATAACGTTGCCCGCGCTCTTCCGCTCGCCCCTCTCGTCGCCCTCTCGTCACACTCCCACTGTCATGGCCGGCCTTGTGCCGGCCATCCCGACTCGAAGAGCGCCGCGCCTCTCGCATCGGGATCACCGGCACGAGGCCGGTGATGACGTGGGTGGGTGAGGCGAACCGTCAGTGTCATGCTTGGCCAGAGCGCAGCCATCGGAGGGGAAGGGAATCCATTGACCCGCCGAGCCTGTGAGGGGATCCCCTTCCCGGCCTTACGGCCGCCGGGGATGACACTCGGGTCTCTCCTCCCCTGATGGGAGTGAGAGTTTGAGGTTTTCAGGACAGGGCACCACCTGCCCCTGACAAAAGCGTCAATCGCAGCACCCTCTCCGACACCGACCTTTCCCTCACCCCGACCCTCTCCCGGCCGGGAGAGGGAGAAGGCCGCGAGATTCATTCCGCCCTGCGGCTGCGGTGAATGACACCCACATCTTGTCAAATCTCGATCGAGCTTCCGATCTCAACCACCTGCGAGGCCGGGATGCAGAAATAATCCGCCGTCAGCTCGGCGTTCCGGTTGAGCATGGCGAAGATCACCTCGCGCCAGAAAGCCATGCCGGCAAGCGTGCGCGTCGCGACGACCGTCTGGCGGCCGACGTAATAGGTGATGGTGTCCGGGTCGAGATCGGGCAGGTCGAGGCGGGCGGCCGCAAAGCGCAACGTCGCCGGCACATTGGGCTTTTCGGTAAAGCCCAGACGCAGGACGAGGCGCTGGACGCCCTCCCCGATCGGGATCAGGTGAAGGCGGGCCTCGTCCGCGACAGTAGGCTCGTCGGTAACCACCACGGAGACGAGGAACACGCTCTCGTGCAGCACCCGGTTGTGCTTCAGGTGATGCAGGAGGGTGCCGGGAATCCCGTTGGGCGATGCGGACATGACCACCGCCGTTCCCGGAATCCGGATCGGCGGCTTCTCCTCGAGCAGATGGAGGAACTCCCGCGTCGACATGCGTAAGTGCGTGCGTGCGCGCTGGACGAGCTGCTGTCCCTTGCGCCAGGTCAGCATCATGAAGGCCACGGTCGATGCGATGAGAAGCGGGAACCAGCCGCCGTCGAGCAGCTTGGTCGTGTTCGCGGCGAAGAAGACGAGATCGACCAGCAGCAGGAAACCGTTCAGCAGATAGACCAGCACGGGCCGGTGGCCCCAGTGCAGGGCGACGAAGGTCGCCAGGATCGTGGTGATCACCATGTCGAGCGAGACCGCAAGGCCATAGGCGCCGGCAAGGTTGCTCGACGATCCGAAGCCGAGGACGGCCGCGAAGGTCAGCAGGGCGAGGGCCCAGTTCACGAACGGCACATAGACATGCCCACGCTCGTGGGTCGACGTGTGGATGACCCGCATCCGGGGCAGGAAGCCGAGCTGGATCGCCTGCTGCGTCAGGGAGAAGGCCCCGGTGATCACCGCCTGAGAGGCGATGACGGTGGCGAGCGTCGCCAGGACGACCAGCGGATAATGCGCCCAGTCCGGCGCCAGGTGGTAGAACGGGCTCTCCAGGGATTCGGGATGGGTCAGGAGCAGGGCTCCCTGGCCGAAATAATTCAGCATCAGGGCAGGCAGAACGACGAAGAACCAGGCCATCCGGATCGGGACGGGACCGAAATGGCCGAGATCCGCGTAGAGGGCCTCGCCGCCCGTCACGGTGAGAAACACGGCCGCGAGGACGGCAAGCGTCACCGCCACATCCGTATGGATCATGAAGGAGAGCGCATAAACCGGGTTGATCGCGGCCACCACTCCGGGCGCGGCGACGATGCTGCCGAGCCCGAGCAGGCCGAGAACCGAGAACCAGATCAGCATGAACGGTCCGAAGATCCGGCCGATCCGGCCAGTGCCCATGCGCTGCACGGAAAACAGCGCCACCAGAATGGCGATGGTGATCGGCAGCACGTAAGGCTCGAACTGCTCGGAACCGACGGCGAGGCCTTCGACGGCGCTCAGGACGGAAATGGCGGGCGTGATCGCGCCGTCCGCGTAGAGCAAGGCAGTGCCCACAAGGCCGAACACCGCCAGGTAGACGCGCCAGGAACCGGGCTGAATGCGCCGTACGCCCAGAAGGGCGAGCAGCGCGATGATGCCGCCCTCGCCGCGATTGTCGGCGCGGAGGATGAACAGGCAGTACTTGACCGAAATGACGATGAAGAGTGCCCACAGGATGAGGGACAGAACCCCCATCACAGTCTCTCGCGACAGGACGCCGTGGCCTGCGGCCATGGCCGCCTCCCTCAGCGCGTAGAGCGGGCTGGTGCCGATATCGCCGAACACGACTCCCAGGGCGCCGAGGACGACCGCCCGCGAGGCGATTCCGGCTCTGCTGTCGTCGGCATGGGCGTCAGCGACTGTGGCCATGACGGTCCAAATGCTCGGCGCGCATTCTCATGCGCTCGGGTATCGTGTGAGATGATACTGCCGAGTTACGCGACAAGGGGCAGGAGCTTCCTGCGGCGAGCTTATTTTCCCGCCGCGCAGGTCAGCCGTAGGGAAAGCAGTGGCTGCGGTCGAGATTGAGGCCGAAATGCTGGCCCAGCCTGGCGATGGCTCCCTCGTGCTCCGGATAGGGATCGCGGTTCGAGGACCCGACGATGATGATCCTGAAGCCGGGATCGTATTGCCCGCCCGGCGGCAGCATCGCGGTGGCGAGCGTATTTCCCTCCACGTCGCGCAGGGTCATGAACAGGGGCATGACGCGCCGCACGTGGTCCTTCAGGCCGATGTTCTGTTCGACGAAGGAGCGCCCGGCCGATTGGTAGCTGTCCGTCGCGGCTTCCCAGGCATGCCGGAAATGCTTCTCGACGGCGTGGCTCATGGAATCGGATTCGAAAGCGGCCTCGCCTTCGGTCTCGATCCGGAACCAGCTCTTCCCTCCGGGTGCGTCGCAGATGTATTGCATGTCTATCAACGCGCAAGTGCGGCGAAGGTTATCGCAACGATACGATTACACCCAGCGGTGACTGCGCCCCTCGATCACGAGCACTCGGCCCTGCCAGATATCCAGGCTCGCCGCCTGTCTTGAGGAAACGCCGCAGGCGATGGAGAGGAACGCGCGGGCGACGCCGCCATGGGCCACCACCACCGTGTCGCGGGTGAGGTCGTCGAGGAACGGGCGGGTGCGTTCGACCAGCATGGCATAGCTTTCGCCGCCGCCGGGCGGGGCGTAGTGCCACTTGTCCTGCTCGCGAAGCGCTGCGAGCTGCGGCTCCGCCTTGCGCACTTCCTTCCAGGTCATGCCCTCCCAGACGCCGAAGGTCAGCTCGACCAGGCGCTCGTCGAGCTTGTAGGATTCCGGGTGAAGGCCGAGGGTCTCGCGCAGGATCTCCATGGTCTCGCGGGTGCGGGTCATGGGGCTCGCGATATAGGCGAGATCCTCCACGTGGGGGGCGAGCGCCTGGAGGCGGCGCCCCGCCTCCTCGGCCTGGACGCGGCCGACATCGTTGAGCGGAATGTCCTTCTGCCCCTGGAGCCTGCCTTCGAGGTTCCAGTCCGTCTCGCCGTGGCGAATGAAGTAGATCGTCGGTCGAGACGCGGTCACAGCTTCAAGTCCGGTTGTCGAGTTCAGTCTTTGTCGAGCGACAGATCCGGCGCTTCCGGGTTCTTCATGCCGACCACGTGGTAGCCCGCATCCACATGCAGGATCTCGCCGGTCATGCCGCGCGACATGTCGGAGACGAGGTAGGCCGCCGTCTCTCCGACCTCCTCGATGGTGACCGTGCGCCGCAGGGGCGAGTTGTACTCGTTCCACTTCAGAATGTAGCGGAAATCGCCGATGCCGGAGGCGGCGAGCGTCTTGATGGGACCTGCCGAGATCGCGTTGACGCGGATGTTCTTGGGGCCCAGGTCGGCGGCGAGATAGCGCACCGAGGCCTCGAGCGCGGCCTTGGCGACGCCCATGACGTTGTAGTGCGGCATCCATTTCTCGGCGCCGTAATAGGTGAGCGTGAGCAGCGAGCCGCCGGCGTTCATCAGCTTCTCGGCGCGCTGGGCGATCGCCGTGAAGGAATAGCACGAGATCAGCAGAGACTTGGTGAAGTTGCCCTCGGATGTCTCCACATAGCGGCCGGTGAGCTCGTCCTTGTCCGAGAAGGCGATGCAATGGACCACGAAGTCGATGGAGCCCCAGAGGCGGCGCACCTCCTCGAAAACGGCATCGATGGTGGCGCCGTCCGTCACGTCGCAATGGCCGACGACCGCAGCGTCGAGCTCCTTCGCCAGGGGCTCCACGCGTTTTTTAAGCGCATCGCCCTGATAGGT
Protein-coding regions in this window:
- a CDS encoding potassium transporter Kup → MATVADAHADDSRAGIASRAVVLGALGVVFGDIGTSPLYALREAAMAAGHGVLSRETVMGVLSLILWALFIVISVKYCLFILRADNRGEGGIIALLALLGVRRIQPGSWRVYLAVFGLVGTALLYADGAITPAISVLSAVEGLAVGSEQFEPYVLPITIAILVALFSVQRMGTGRIGRIFGPFMLIWFSVLGLLGLGSIVAAPGVVAAINPVYALSFMIHTDVAVTLAVLAAVFLTVTGGEALYADLGHFGPVPIRMAWFFVVLPALMLNYFGQGALLLTHPESLESPFYHLAPDWAHYPLVVLATLATVIASQAVITGAFSLTQQAIQLGFLPRMRVIHTSTHERGHVYVPFVNWALALLTFAAVLGFGSSSNLAGAYGLAVSLDMVITTILATFVALHWGHRPVLVYLLNGFLLLVDLVFFAANTTKLLDGGWFPLLIASTVAFMMLTWRKGQQLVQRARTHLRMSTREFLHLLEEKPPIRIPGTAVVMSASPNGIPGTLLHHLKHNRVLHESVFLVSVVVTDEPTVADEARLHLIPIGEGVQRLVLRLGFTEKPNVPATLRFAAARLDLPDLDPDTITYYVGRQTVVATRTLAGMAFWREVIFAMLNRNAELTADYFCIPASQVVEIGSSIEI
- a CDS encoding histidine phosphatase family protein, producing the protein MTASRPTIYFIRHGETDWNLEGRLQGQKDIPLNDVGRVQAEEAGRRLQALAPHVEDLAYIASPMTRTRETMEILRETLGLHPESYKLDERLVELTFGVWEGMTWKEVRKAEPQLAALREQDKWHYAPPGGGESYAMLVERTRPFLDDLTRDTVVVAHGGVARAFLSIACGVSSRQAASLDIWQGRVLVIEGRSHRWV
- the fabI gene encoding enoyl-ACP reductase FabI — translated: MAETKAPGILAGKRGLIMGVANNRSIAWGIAQAARQHGAELAFTYQGDALKKRVEPLAKELDAAVVGHCDVTDGATIDAVFEEVRRLWGSIDFVVHCIAFSDKDELTGRYVETSEGNFTKSLLISCYSFTAIAQRAEKLMNAGGSLLTLTYYGAEKWMPHYNVMGVAKAALEASVRYLAADLGPKNIRVNAISAGPIKTLAASGIGDFRYILKWNEYNSPLRRTVTIEEVGETAAYLVSDMSRGMTGEILHVDAGYHVVGMKNPEAPDLSLDKD